The Paenibacillus sophorae genome has a segment encoding these proteins:
- a CDS encoding GNAT family N-acetyltransferase, with translation MELGLELVPAERKQIISRLMQFYLYDFTRYLDLDVNRDGEYPAYPGLEAYWNSGHNKYAYLITCDNHPAGFALVDRLLRSSEGQFYMTEFFVMPKYRRSGVGTWAAHLLFEMFPGDWKVSQIRANSPARSFWHRVIGEYTNGAFREKFNSRQGNPSQYFSTLNVGRINK, from the coding sequence TTGGAACTTGGACTCGAACTGGTTCCTGCAGAACGGAAGCAGATTATCAGCAGACTGATGCAGTTCTATTTGTACGACTTTACAAGATACCTGGACCTGGATGTGAACCGGGACGGCGAGTACCCTGCATATCCGGGCCTGGAAGCCTACTGGAACAGCGGCCATAACAAATATGCTTATCTTATTACATGTGACAATCATCCGGCAGGTTTTGCGCTCGTTGACCGCCTGCTGCGAAGCAGCGAAGGACAGTTTTACATGACGGAGTTTTTTGTTATGCCAAAATACCGCCGTTCCGGCGTCGGAACATGGGCGGCGCATCTGCTGTTCGAAATGTTCCCCGGCGATTGGAAGGTCTCCCAGATCCGCGCCAACTCGCCCGCCCGCAGCTTCTGGCACAGGGTTATCGGCGAATATACGAACGGGGCTTTCCGGGAAAAATTCAATTCGCGGCAGGGCAACCCGAGCCAATACTTCAGCACCCTGAACGTCGGCAGGATCAATAAATAA
- the mobB gene encoding molybdopterin-guanine dinucleotide biosynthesis protein B, whose amino-acid sequence MGSRGMVSGRGFRRSGRVRRTPTSAPLPVSGARTDSRSNYADGSVRSEQSSFRPAVCQVVGYKNSGKTTLICELIQLLQSKGCSVAVIKHDVHGFETDRPGTDTWRQREAGARAVAITGTEQSFIFESRSRELAELIKAFMHYDYVLVEGFKEEPYPKIVLIRNAADLELTARLPGVAAAAIWEDPSGSIARCLPEGQRRFGINDISEIAEYLWRERSFFQNFNI is encoded by the coding sequence TTGGGAAGCAGAGGAATGGTCTCGGGCAGGGGATTTCGGCGGTCGGGGCGGGTGAGGAGAACTCCAACATCCGCACCTTTGCCCGTTTCCGGCGCTCGTACGGACTCCCGAAGCAATTATGCAGACGGGAGCGTGAGGAGCGAGCAGTCTTCCTTCCGGCCTGCGGTCTGCCAGGTTGTAGGTTACAAAAACAGCGGCAAAACAACGCTTATTTGCGAATTGATCCAGCTGCTTCAGTCCAAGGGTTGCAGCGTTGCCGTCATTAAACATGATGTCCACGGCTTTGAGACCGACCGTCCGGGAACCGATACATGGCGGCAGCGGGAAGCGGGGGCCAGGGCGGTCGCCATCACGGGGACAGAACAGTCCTTTATATTTGAATCCAGGAGCAGAGAGCTGGCGGAATTGATAAAAGCTTTTATGCACTATGATTATGTGCTTGTAGAAGGCTTCAAGGAGGAACCGTATCCAAAGATCGTCCTGATACGGAATGCAGCGGATTTAGAACTGACTGCACGGCTGCCTGGAGTGGCGGCAGCTGCAATTTGGGAAGATCCTTCTGGGTCTATCGCGAGATGTCTTCCGGAAGGTCAGCGGCGGTTTGGAATCAACGATATATCCGAAATCGCCGAATATTTATGGCGGGAACGATCCTTTTTTCAAAATTTCAACATATGA
- the xerS gene encoding tyrosine recombinase XerS: protein MSIQKLSDRKHLEQKLPSMPWFVQQFIDYKLPDLSPSTLLEYVRDYESFFGWLRAEGLSQAEGNADITLLDLETLHMDSVVGYRLHLTTRTEGTNSKITVSRKLSALRSLFHYLSQIAEDENFYPLLKRNIMAKVEIKRIHKPKDTAARLKGKILEEDELLEFVGYILEGYGRDVEGNKQAYYAFQLNRERDACIAGLILNSGLRVSEIVNMNMDDLDLNNKLLYVFRKGHNDETFKTPVYFREQAKDDLQLYLSLRQSRYKTPKKEKALFVTKPNGSQEGKRMTKRAIQAMIIKYAKRFGKPYLTVHKLRHSFATDYYLQNDIYKTKEQLGHASTETTEVYAHLTDKTMSEAIERRFES from the coding sequence ATGAGCATTCAAAAACTGAGCGACCGAAAACATCTGGAGCAAAAGCTGCCGTCGATGCCTTGGTTCGTACAGCAGTTCATCGATTACAAGCTGCCGGACCTCTCTCCCTCCACCCTGCTGGAATACGTGCGGGATTATGAATCCTTTTTCGGTTGGCTGCGCGCGGAAGGATTGTCGCAGGCCGAAGGCAATGCAGATATAACTCTGCTGGATCTGGAGACGCTCCATATGGACAGCGTTGTCGGCTATCGCCTGCACCTGACCACCCGGACGGAAGGCACGAATTCAAAAATTACCGTTTCAAGGAAGCTGTCCGCCCTCCGCTCCCTGTTTCATTATCTTAGCCAGATCGCCGAAGACGAGAACTTCTATCCCTTGCTGAAGCGCAATATTATGGCCAAGGTTGAGATCAAGCGCATTCACAAGCCGAAGGATACCGCGGCCAGGCTGAAAGGAAAAATACTGGAAGAGGATGAGCTGCTCGAATTTGTCGGCTATATCCTTGAAGGCTATGGACGAGATGTGGAAGGCAATAAGCAGGCGTATTACGCTTTCCAGTTGAACCGTGAGCGGGATGCCTGTATTGCAGGTCTCATCCTCAACTCAGGGCTGCGTGTATCGGAAATCGTCAATATGAATATGGATGACCTGGATCTGAACAACAAGCTGCTGTATGTGTTCCGCAAAGGACATAATGACGAGACCTTTAAGACGCCTGTGTATTTCCGCGAGCAGGCCAAGGATGATCTGCAGCTGTATTTGAGCCTCCGGCAGTCCCGGTACAAGACGCCCAAGAAGGAAAAGGCGCTGTTCGTGACGAAGCCCAACGGCAGCCAGGAAGGCAAGCGTATGACCAAACGGGCCATTCAGGCAATGATCATCAAGTACGCCAAGCGGTTTGGCAAGCCCTACTTAACCGTCCACAAGCTGCGGCATTCTTTCGCAACCGATTATTATTTGCAGAACGACATTTACAAGACCAAGGAACAGCTCGGTCACGCTTCCACCGAGACGACCGAGGTGTATGCCCATTTGACCGACAAAACGATGTCCGAAGCCATTGAGCGGCGGTTCGAATCCTGA